Proteins encoded within one genomic window of Humulus lupulus chromosome 1, drHumLupu1.1, whole genome shotgun sequence:
- the LOC133806782 gene encoding uncharacterized protein At4g37920, which produces MSSFMAMDLSNSVAKYSVLTNLFFSPMVKNLSPTTLTIPTMSSASLFPPSTKHQWKRKDFNIKSHTALFSSTIRPEASKMASAQVEEEVQVEVAEGYTITQFCDKMIDVFLYEKPKTKEWRKYLVFREEWNKYRESFYNRCRRRADAESDPTMKQKLISLGQKVKKIDEEMERNAELLKEIQDNPTDINAIVTRRPKDFSEEFFRYLTLLSETFEGLEDRDEMSRLGARCLSAVSAYDNTLEIVDSLDSAQAKFDDILNSPSVDEACEKINSLAKAKQLDSSLILLINAAWASAKESPTMKNEVKDIMYRLYKATKSSLRSIAPKEIKLLKYLLNIADPEERFSALATSFSPGDEHEAKHPKALYSTPKELLKWIKIMLDAYHLNKEETDIREAKQLIDPVVIQRLFILKETIEEEYLEQGTVQKPQTEDDGKSEEL; this is translated from the exons ATGAGCAGTTTCATGGCAATGGATCTTTCCAACTCCGTAGCCAAATACTCAGTTCTCACCAACCTCTTCTTCTCTCCCATGGTGAAAAATCTCTCTCCAACGACACTTacaatccccaccatgtcctctgCTTCTCTTTTCCCGCCTTCCACTAAGCACCAATGGAAAAGGAAAGACTTTAACATTAAAAGCCACACTGCCCTCTTCAGCTCCACAATCA GGCCTGAAGCAAGCAAAATGGCCAGTGCACAAGTGGAAGAAGAAGTACAGGTTGAAGTTGCTGAGGGTTACACTATTACTCAATTTTGTGATAAGATGATTGATGTGTTTCTATATGAGAAGCCTAAGACAAAAGAATGGAGAAAGTATTTGGTGTTTAGGGAGGAGTGGAACAAATATAGAGAGAGCTTCTACAATCGTTGTAGAAGACGTGCAGATGCGGAGAGTGATCCAACCATGAAACAAAAATTGATTTCATTGGGGCAAAAGGTGAAGAAG ATTGATGAAGAAATGGAAAGGAACGCTGAACTTCTTAAGGAGATACAGGACAATCCAACAGACATTAACGCAATTGTTACAAGGCGGCCTAAAGATTTCAGTGAAGAGTTTTTTCGTTACCTCACCCTACTTTCTGAGACCTTTGAAGGTTTGGAGGATCGTGATG AGATGTCTCGGCTGGGGGCTAGATGCTTGTCTGCTGTCAGTGCTTATGATAACACATTGGAAATTGTGGACTCACTGGATTCTGCTCAGGCCAAATTTGATGATATCTTAAACTCTCCGTCAGTGGACGAGGCATGTGAGAAGATAAACAGCCTTGCTAAGGCAAAGCAACTTGATTCTTCATTGATCTTATTGATAAACGCTGCCTGGGCATCGGCTAAGGAGTCCCCAACCATGAAGAATGAA GTCAAAGACATAATGTATCGTCTGTACAAAGCCACAAAGAGCAGTCTCAGGAGCATTGCACCAAAAGAAATAAAGCTTCTCAAATATTTGCTAAACATAGCTGATCCTGAAGAGCGATTCTCAGCCTTGGCAACATCATTCTCCCCAGGAGACGAACACGAAGCCAAACATCCTAAAGCTTTATACTC TACTCCAAAAGAGCTACTCAAGTGGATTAAGATCATGCTCGACGCATACCATCTCAACAAGGAGGAGACTGATATTAGGGAAGCCAAGCAGCTGATTGACCCTGTAGTTATACAAAGACTCTTCATCCTCAAAGAAACTATTGAAGAGGAATATTTGGAACAGGGCACAGTTCAAAAGCCTCAAACAGAAGACGATGGAAAGTCAGAAGAGTTATAA
- the LOC133806790 gene encoding glycine-rich domain-containing protein 1: MAMEQELEWIEAQNIGISVDLVAVAKRQLQFLAAVDRNRSLYDGPVLNRAIYRYNACWLPLLAKHSEAPVSKGPLVVPLDCEWIWHCHRLNPVQYKSDCEELYGRILDNCNVVSSVDKSCKRETEEIWKSLYPEEPYTLDLNLALSEDISERVYVLEKCTKYDLVSAAKRQTPFFYQVSRPHMNNDLFLEGALARYKGFLHLIRRNKEKSLKRFCVPTYDIDLIWHSHQLHPVSYSKDLNEVLGKVLEHDDTDSDRTKGTKLDVGFSSTTKQWEETFGTRYWRAGAMYRGSTPTPVTNTPCSPNMINKEKVKTNECQKIIQLPEVKFVEVVLEFVEVKNLPEGHKGSLFVTFSKTQPDILFDAKRKLTILSEAKEKQVASFQCEPNGELLFELVSRSPSNLPITKPLKTLGTTSLSLQDLSVSASNLSVEKWLDLVPSSGNVSSKPIRLRVAVSSTVPAPAQCVLEMVHSRQLLKNSCFPISGKTKDATGRIHVIDETGTKLINLQIRNIERAKARENSYARKEVIGMMKSGEMHTLAEFIGTGWSLMNCQWSLHPCKKSSGDCCIFELVGDKMVKFYPGRKLDYEPKHCEKHKNEKDFITAVEFSAEDPYGKAVALLNLKSGFVKVKEEWMLIPSVISFSIFSDTVNERYDGFAVNAKNLELKNITEISNDTNKEANGTDSIPSATSEVKFNMVVAERDALVPRKGELSIGGCGAGCGSGCGNMVRSGGQCENMVKSGGCGSSGCGGCGAGGCGAMVSSGGGCGSGCGGGCGGCGAMVSSDGCGGCGAGGCGNMVSSGGCGGCGAGGCGSMVSSGGCGGCGGGANFAQSDNPCADALSKGTPTPQVNEAVAA; encoded by the exons ATGGCGATGGAACAAGAGCTTGAGTGGATTGAAGCACAAAATATAGGAATAAGCGTTGATCTTGTTGCTGTGGCCAAACGCCAGCTTCAGTTTCTAGCTGCTGTTGATCGAAATCGCTCTCTCTATGACGGCCCCGTTCTGAACAGAGCCATATATAG GTACAATGCTTGTTGGCTTCCTTTGCTAGCGAAACATTCTGAGGCACCGGTTTCTAAGGGACCTTTGGTTGTTCCTCTTGATTGTGAATGGATTTGGCACTGTCACAGACTCAATCCT GTGCAGTATAAGTCTGACTGTGAGGAACTTTATGGAAGGATCCTTGACAACTGCAATGTTGTATCCTCTGTTGATAAATCCTGTAAGAGGGAAACTGAAGAAATTTGGAAAAGTCTTTATCCTGAAGAGCCCTATACCTTAGACTTAAACTTGGCATTGTCCGAGGATATCTCTGAAAGAGTTTATGTACTAGAGAAATGCACCAAATATGATTTGGTTTCAGCTGCTAAAAGGCAGACTCCTTTCTTTTACCAG GTGTCTAGACCCCATATGAACAATGACCTGTTTCTTGAAGGAGCTCTGGCTAGATATAAAGGGTTTTTGCATTTGATAAGGAGAAACAAGGAGAAGTCTTTGAAGCGCTTTTGTGTTCCAACTTACGATATTGACCTTATCTGGCATTCCCATCAATTGCATCCTGTATCTTACTCTAAAGACCTGAATGAAGTACTTGGAAAGGTATTGGAGCACGATGACACAGACTCGGACAGAACTAAAGGAACGAAGCTTGATGTTGGGTTTTCTAGCACTACCAAACAGTGGGAAGAGACATTTGGTACAAGGTATTGGAGGGCAGGGGCAATGTATAGAGGCAGTACTCCAACTCCTGTTACAAACACTCCTTGCTCACCAAACATGATCAACAAAGAGAAAGTTAAAACAAATGAGTGTCAGAAAATAATTCAGCTACCCGAGGTGAAATTTGTGGAG GTGGTTTTGGAGTTTGTGGAAGTTAAGAACTTACCAGAGGGGCACAAAGGAAGTCTCTTTGTCACATTTAGTAAAACACAACCTGATATTTTGTTTGATGCCAAGCGAAAACTGACTATTTTGTCAGAGGCCAAAGAGAAGCAGGTTGCATCTTTCCAGTGTGAACCTAACGGAGAGCTTCTCTTTGAACTTGTGTCTCGTTCTCCTTCGAACTTACCAATAACAAAGCCATTGAAGACATTGGGTACTACTTCACTATCTCTTCAAGACCTCTCTGTCTCAGCTTCTAACCTATCTGTGGAAAAATGGTTAGACTTGGTCCCAAGTTCTGGAAATGTGAGCTCAAAACCAATTCGTCTACGAGTTGCTGTCTCATCTACTGTTCCAGCACCTGCACAATGCGTGCTTGAAATGGTTCATTCTCGACAGTTGTTAAAAAATTCTTGTTTCCCCATTTCTGGAAAGACTAAAGATGCCACGGGCAGAATCCATGTCATTGATGAAACCGGCACTAAACTCATCAATCTCCAAATCAG GAATATTGAAAGGGCAAAGGCGAGGGAGAACAGCTATGCTCGGAAGGAGGTAATTGGAATGATGAAGTCTGGTGAAATGCATACTCTTGCAGAATTTATTGGGACTGGATGGTCTTTGATGAATTGTCAGTGGTCTCTACACCCTTGTAAGAAGTCCAGTGGAGATTGCTGCATTTTTGAGCTTGTGGGTGATAAAATG GTGAAATTTTATCCCGGCAGAAAGCTAGACTACGAACCTAAACATTGTGAGAAACATAAAAATGAAAAAGACTTCATAACTGCAGTTGAGTTCTCTGCTGAAGATCCTTATGGCAAAGCAGTGGCCCTGCTCAACTTAAAATCTGGATTTGTTAAG GTGAAGGAAGAATGGATGTTAATCCCCAGCGTCATATCATTTTCAATATTTTCAGATACAGTAAATGAACGATATGATGGCTTTGCTGTTAATGCTAAGAATTTGGAGCTTAAAAACATAACTGAAATTAGTAATGATACCAACAAAGAGGCCAATGGAACCGACTCCATCCCTTCTGCAACAAGTGAAGTTAAGTTTAACATGGTTGTGGCCGAAAGAGATGCATTGGTGCCAAGAAAGGGCGAGTTATCCATTGGAGGCTGTGGGGCAGGATGTGGCAGTGGATGTGGAAACATGGTGAGGAGTGGTGGACAGTGTGAAAATATGGTGAAAAGTGGTGGCTGTGGCAGCAGTGGATGTGGGGGTTGTGGTGCTGGCGGATGTGGAGCCATGGTGTCGAGTGGCGGTGGCTGTGGCAGTGGTTGTGGTGGTGGATGTGGGGGATGTGGAGCCATGGTGTCGAGTGATGGCTGTGGAGGTTGTGGTGCCGGCGGATGTGGAAACATGGTGTCGAGTGGTGGCTGTGGAGGTTGTGGTGCCGGTGGATGTGGAAGCATGGTGTCTAGTGGTGGCTGTGGAGGCTGTGGTGGTGGTGCTAATTTTGCACAATCTGACAACCCTTGTGCGGATGCACTCTCGAAGGGAACACCAACTCCCCAAGTCAACGAAGCAGTAGCTGCCTAA
- the LOC133806804 gene encoding transcription factor GTE2-like, with translation MASALSASRSEPSWGENKVYMRKYTTAAATGSKKNPLLKFNPNPNLSAVRQAYDSSPAQASGDFPSSNRKLMSLNEKRSSSSSSRSYVTFNLASCSRRDLRELGKRLSSELEQVRALMARIESGDLKSGPGHHHLSQFSTKTTRPSPLQMNHLAESPRAAGVEKRTPKANQNYPDSNFVTGKKKKTKDTSTVVTTTAEKMGSGMKRSNPYGSVMEAKRPTLDPIDERLASSMMKRCGQILTKLMKHKFGWVFNAPVDVVGLNLHDYHQIVKNPMDLGTVKSKLEKNRYRSPIDFASDVRLAFNNAMLYNPKGSDVHVMAEQLLLRFDEMFNPAYKKYENERRRTLGVGAQSIAPESATKDFEARVIAKKPEAVRPQPTFSNSPPPVQTQSLTKPSVPATPSIPTMSAPVTNPSGSTRPMKLPKPKAKDPNKRQMSDEEKAKLGANLQNLPQEKMGQLVQILKKRSDHLSQDGDEIELDIEAVDTETLWELDRFVSNYKKFASKIKRQSLIQTPIPAPQNNNQQSLVTETPEAATVKSKKIDTAEEDIDIGEDIPMGNFPPVVIEKDTAGGASSGSSSSGSSSSSSDSSSSSGSDSGSSSGSESEADSVQSPFVASKEAPAPDS, from the exons ATGGCATCAGCCTTATCGGCGAGTCGAAGCGAACCTTCCTGGGGTGAGAACAAGGTTTATATGAGGAAATACACAACCGCTGCTGCTACTGGCTctaagaaaaaccctcttctcaAGTTCAATCCTAACCCTAATCTGAGTGCCGTACGTCAGGCGTATGATTCGTCTCCGGCTCAGGCGTCGGGCGATTTTCCCTCGTCGAATCGGAAATTGATGAGCCTAAATGAGAAGAGGTCTTCGTCGTCATCTTCGCGTAGCTATGTGACTTTTAATCTCGCGTCGTGTTCGAGAAGAGATCTGAGGGAGCTTGGGAAGCGGCTGAGTTCAGAGCTTGAACAGGTCAGAGCCCTTATGGCTCGGATCGAGTCAGGAGATTTGAAATCGGGACCTGGGCATCATCATTTGTCGCAGTTTTCCACGAAGACGACTCGGCCGTCTCCCCTTCAGATGAATCATTTGGCGGAGTCGCCGAGAGCCGCTGGGGTGGAGAAAAGAACCCCTAAGGCCAACCAAAACTATCCTGACTCTAACTTTGTTACCggaaaaaagaagaaaacgaAAGATACGAGTACGGTGGTGACGACAACTGCGGAGAAGATGGGTTCTGGTATGAAAAGGAGTAACCCTTACGGATCGGTTATGGAGGCGAAACGGCCGACATTGGACCCAATTGATGAGAGGCTTGCTTCGAGTATGATGAAGAGGTGTGGTCAGATCTTGACGAAGCTGATGAAGCATAAGTTCGGGTGGGTTTTCAATGCTCCAGTTGATGTGGTTGGGTTGAATCTCCACGATTACCACCAAATCGTCAAAAATCCAATGGATCTCGGAACTGTCAAGTCCAAGCTTGAGAAAAATCGGTACCGTTCACCAATCGATTTTGCTTCAGATGTGAGGCTTGCCTTTAACAATGCAATGCTTTATAATCCTAAAGGTTCTGACGTTCATGTCATGGCAGAGCAGCTCCTGCTGCGCTTTGATGAGATGTTTAATCCCGCTTACAAGAAGTATGAAAATGAGCGGCGCCGTACGCTTGGAGTTGGTGCTCAAAGCATTGCTCCCGAGAGTGCTACCAAGGACTTTGAGGCTAGGGTAATAGCGAAAAAGCCTGAAGCGGTGCGACCACAGCCCACATTTTCGAACTCACCACCACCAGTTCAAACTCAGTCCTTGACGAAGCCTTCAGTGCCTGCTACGCCTTCAATACCCACAATGTCAGCTCCCGTGACGAACCCCTCAGGGAGCACAAGACCCATGAAGCTACCCAAGCCAAAAGCGAAGGATCCCAACAAAAGGCAAATGAGTGATGAGGAGAAGGCTAAGTTGGGAGCCAATTTACAGAACCTTCCACAAGAGAAGATGGGTCAACTAGTTCAGATATTGAAGAAAAGGAGCGATCATTTGTCTCAAGATGGGGATGAGATTGAGCTTGATATCGAGGCTGTCGATACCGAGACCCTTTGGGAGCTTGATAGGTTTGTCAGCAATTACAAAAAGTTTGCTAGCAAAATTAAGCGGCAGTCGCTCATACAGACTCCTATTCCAGCTCCACAAAACAACAACCAGCAG TCTTTGGTGACTGAGACTCCAGAGGCTGCTACAGTTAAAAGCAAGAAAATCGATACTGCTGAGGAGGATATTGACATCGGAGAGGATATTCCAATGGGAAATTTCCCACCTGTGGTTATTGAGAAGGACACTGCTGGTGGTGCCAGTAGTGGGTCTAGTAGTTCTGGTAGCTCAAGCTCTAGTAGTGATTCCTCCTCATCTAGCG GTTCGGATTCAGGGAGTTCCTCTGGTAGTGAGTCAGAAGCGGATAGTGTTCAATCGCCATTTGTTGCATCAAAAGAAGCTCCAGCTCCCGACAGCTAA